In the genome of Bacteroidota bacterium, one region contains:
- a CDS encoding N-6 DNA methylase codes for MTTEAKDRKRLGIYYTPSGAANILCNWAIRSGEDRVLEPSFGACGFLEAAETRLRDVDARVPLDQLYGCDIDEDAFSVYLQEKLGRGAGDGRFLHRDFLSVRPGDFEGGPFDAVVGNPPYVSYHTMDEDQRATAEEAVALSGLGLSPKASLWAYFLVYATVFLKPGGRMAWILPSSFLYAEYAARVREHLADRFDRCLVIQLGQRLFLSEGTEEATIVVLAEGYGENRDGDVRLGFAETLADLDKAVTDWDAGVGDSKPFDGRASTLLLSSAASAAMSVASDAGRIVSLGEVADVRIGIVTGANPFFVIDEPTATRHGLPQDALRPILAKFAMAPGTVLRDADLDTARRDGRKLLLVDTDHPDLERGGSALQRYLGLFPVDKRKANKTFRKRKLWHRPDDGRVPDAFFPYMYQHGPRIILNEAETTSTNTIHRVYFKGAMASGRGSSELPFPLPTSEATVGAETWRRMCAVSILSTFSQLSGELQGRSYGAGVLKHEPSEARRIKLILPEQPVDVDRVFKEADEALREGDLVAARTTADAFALGSLHEEERTTMQQILGVALDAARRRRKPVRPQPVTPRE; via the coding sequence GTGACTACCGAGGCTAAAGACCGAAAACGGCTGGGGATCTACTACACGCCGAGCGGGGCCGCCAATATCCTGTGCAATTGGGCGATCAGATCTGGCGAGGACCGTGTCTTGGAGCCCAGTTTCGGCGCGTGTGGGTTTCTAGAGGCAGCAGAGACCCGGCTCCGCGACGTTGATGCGCGAGTACCTCTAGACCAACTGTACGGGTGTGACATCGATGAAGACGCTTTCTCGGTGTACCTCCAGGAGAAGCTGGGCCGAGGCGCAGGAGATGGACGGTTTCTCCACCGAGATTTTCTGAGCGTCCGACCCGGAGATTTCGAAGGAGGACCTTTCGACGCCGTCGTCGGGAACCCCCCTTATGTGTCCTACCACACGATGGACGAGGACCAACGTGCGACTGCCGAAGAGGCCGTCGCTTTGTCGGGGTTAGGCCTGAGCCCTAAGGCCAGCCTGTGGGCGTACTTCCTCGTTTACGCGACCGTTTTCTTGAAGCCAGGCGGGCGGATGGCCTGGATCCTCCCTAGCAGCTTCCTCTATGCGGAGTACGCGGCGCGCGTCCGGGAGCACCTCGCGGATCGGTTCGACCGATGCCTCGTCATCCAGTTGGGCCAACGGCTCTTCCTTTCAGAGGGGACGGAGGAAGCCACTATCGTGGTTCTGGCCGAGGGGTACGGGGAGAACCGAGATGGGGACGTGCGACTCGGCTTCGCCGAGACTTTGGCCGACTTGGACAAAGCGGTCACTGACTGGGATGCCGGAGTCGGCGATTCGAAACCATTCGATGGTCGAGCCAGCACGCTACTGCTGAGCAGTGCGGCCTCGGCCGCGATGAGCGTTGCGAGCGATGCTGGCCGGATCGTCAGCCTGGGTGAGGTCGCAGACGTTCGAATCGGGATTGTGACGGGCGCGAACCCTTTCTTTGTGATTGACGAGCCAACGGCCACCCGGCACGGGTTGCCTCAGGACGCTCTCCGACCGATCCTCGCGAAGTTTGCGATGGCCCCCGGCACCGTATTGCGCGACGCGGACCTGGACACGGCTAGGCGAGACGGGCGGAAGCTCTTGCTTGTGGATACCGACCACCCTGATCTCGAGAGAGGCGGGTCCGCTCTCCAACGGTACTTGGGCCTTTTTCCTGTCGACAAACGGAAGGCCAACAAGACGTTCCGGAAGCGGAAGCTGTGGCACCGTCCCGATGATGGACGAGTCCCGGACGCCTTCTTTCCCTACATGTACCAGCACGGCCCCAGAATCATTCTCAACGAGGCCGAGACGACATCCACGAACACGATCCACCGAGTCTACTTCAAGGGTGCGATGGCGAGTGGTCGAGGCAGCTCGGAGCTACCGTTTCCCCTCCCGACCTCTGAGGCTACGGTCGGCGCTGAGACTTGGAGACGTATGTGCGCGGTGTCGATCCTTAGCACGTTCAGCCAGCTCTCAGGAGAACTCCAAGGCAGGAGCTATGGAGCCGGTGTGCTCAAGCACGAGCCGTCGGAAGCCCGGCGAATCAAATTGATCCTGCCTGAACAGCCTGTTGATGTCGACCGCGTGTTCAAGGAGGCAGATGAGGCTCTCCGTGAGGGAGACTTGGTTGCAGCACGCACGACGGCGGACGCCTTCGCTTTGGGATCCCTCCACGAGGAAGAACGGACCACGATGCAGCAGATTCTGGGCGTCGCACTCGACGCGGCTCGGAGGAGACGAAAACCGGTCCGCCCCCAACCAGTCACCCCGAGGGAATGA
- a CDS encoding sensor histidine kinase: MNVSTPERADEIREELQRVLTESPTDYSRVLSLSTELAKLDPDNVRFFADAGLISRLGRELVSRKETALAELVKNAYDADATAVEIVFEDAESSGGRVEISDNGMGMTRDALVEGFMRLSSTIKVSEPVSPRYRRQRAGRKGIGRFAVQRLGRQLVITTQTLGSDTALRVRIDWSQFESGQDLSNVVSEVVEVPKDRDEGTVLQIEGLQDRWTDAELRRAFRYVGDLLQPFPLTARTRRSDTDPGFEVFLYRKEDDDLRLVADDESEILSYALAEIEAVVDDDGQGYWSISSKLYPSIDEDVLPIGGDKDYPSARFDFIRGVHLKAYYFITGIGEIPRSLTKTIRDFLEEKGGMRVYRNGFRVATYGEPGNDWLGLDSAQARRVLLVPLSNRNVYGFAELFDPVGTLFEETASREGLIEDKAFEELQEFATRVLRAAALRANSARKVKRIAAGREKQIEQPPEDRVRAATERIRRAAKGSEGASPGPAPSHADSDFEADLDEITRGLDEMTREREELLNELGMLRVLASLGIVISEFTHEIRQLVPAAVTDARRLQQKLAGGPLERASERLHENVRRFQTYAAYFDRTVRENVSRDLDTQEVGDVVKRFAEVMGPAARQAGTTLTEEIEGAGLFSTPMHPSEWASVLFNFYSNAQKAIKRARTVGSILIRAGRTGDSVYVDVADNGDGIPDENADRVFDAFFTTSTQGGPFESSEELQGSGLGLKIVRDIADSYGGVVEFVPPPSGYVTCLRFRVPAEDETETTPGS, from the coding sequence ATGAACGTTAGCACTCCTGAACGGGCAGATGAGATACGCGAGGAACTCCAGAGAGTGCTCACGGAGTCTCCGACCGACTACTCGCGCGTCCTTTCGTTGTCCACTGAGCTCGCGAAGCTCGACCCAGACAACGTCCGGTTCTTCGCAGACGCGGGGCTTATCAGCCGTCTCGGTCGGGAACTCGTATCTCGGAAGGAGACGGCTCTGGCTGAGCTCGTCAAGAACGCCTACGACGCGGACGCGACTGCGGTCGAGATCGTCTTCGAGGACGCGGAGTCCAGTGGGGGACGGGTCGAGATCTCCGACAACGGGATGGGAATGACCCGGGATGCTCTCGTGGAGGGGTTCATGCGACTCTCCTCGACCATCAAAGTCAGCGAGCCCGTCTCGCCGCGGTACCGCCGTCAACGCGCGGGCAGAAAGGGGATCGGAAGATTCGCCGTGCAGAGGCTCGGCCGCCAGCTCGTGATTACGACGCAGACGTTGGGGTCGGACACGGCCCTCCGCGTCAGGATCGATTGGAGCCAGTTCGAGAGCGGGCAGGATCTCTCCAACGTGGTCAGCGAGGTGGTCGAGGTCCCAAAAGACCGGGACGAGGGGACGGTACTTCAGATCGAAGGGCTCCAAGACCGCTGGACCGACGCCGAGTTACGGCGTGCGTTCCGGTACGTCGGTGACCTCTTGCAGCCGTTCCCGCTGACCGCGCGGACGCGGCGGAGCGACACCGACCCTGGGTTCGAGGTCTTCCTCTACAGGAAAGAAGACGACGACCTCCGGCTCGTCGCGGACGACGAGAGTGAGATCCTTTCGTACGCGCTCGCGGAGATCGAGGCGGTCGTAGACGACGACGGACAGGGGTACTGGTCTATCAGCTCCAAGCTCTACCCATCCATCGACGAGGATGTCCTGCCGATTGGAGGGGACAAAGACTACCCATCAGCGCGGTTCGACTTTATTCGTGGCGTCCACCTAAAGGCGTACTACTTCATCACCGGTATCGGTGAGATACCCCGTTCCCTTACCAAGACGATCCGCGACTTCCTGGAAGAAAAAGGGGGTATGAGGGTCTATCGGAACGGCTTCAGAGTTGCCACCTACGGCGAACCCGGTAACGACTGGCTCGGCCTGGACTCTGCCCAAGCTCGGCGTGTACTCCTCGTGCCGCTCAGCAATAGGAACGTGTACGGGTTCGCCGAACTGTTCGACCCAGTCGGAACGCTCTTCGAGGAGACGGCGAGCCGCGAGGGTCTGATCGAGGACAAGGCGTTCGAGGAACTCCAGGAGTTCGCTACGCGCGTCCTGAGAGCTGCCGCCCTACGCGCGAACAGCGCTCGAAAGGTCAAGAGGATAGCGGCGGGGCGTGAGAAGCAAATCGAGCAGCCGCCAGAGGACCGGGTCCGAGCGGCCACCGAGCGAATCCGTCGAGCCGCGAAGGGCAGTGAGGGCGCGTCGCCCGGACCTGCGCCCTCGCACGCCGACTCGGACTTCGAGGCGGACCTGGACGAGATCACGCGGGGGCTCGATGAGATGACCCGGGAGCGCGAGGAACTCCTCAACGAGCTCGGGATGCTGCGCGTCCTCGCCAGTCTAGGTATCGTCATCAGCGAGTTCACGCACGAGATCCGGCAGCTCGTTCCGGCTGCCGTGACGGACGCTCGGAGGCTCCAGCAGAAGCTCGCAGGGGGTCCGCTGGAGCGTGCGTCCGAGCGGCTACACGAGAACGTTCGACGCTTTCAGACCTACGCTGCCTACTTCGACCGAACGGTGCGTGAGAACGTGAGTCGCGACCTCGACACTCAAGAGGTCGGGGACGTGGTGAAAAGGTTCGCTGAGGTAATGGGACCGGCCGCTCGACAGGCAGGCACGACACTCACGGAAGAGATCGAGGGGGCGGGCCTGTTCTCCACCCCCATGCACCCCTCCGAATGGGCATCAGTCCTGTTCAACTTCTACTCGAACGCTCAGAAAGCGATCAAGCGAGCGCGAACGGTCGGCTCCATCCTTATCCGGGCGGGAAGGACGGGCGACAGTGTTTACGTTGATGTCGCCGACAACGGGGACGGGATTCCTGACGAGAACGCCGACCGGGTCTTTGACGCCTTCTTTACGACATCCACCCAGGGTGGTCCATTCGAATCGAGCGAGGAACTTCAGGGGAGCGGCTTGGGGCTCAAGATCGTCCGCGACATCGCGGACAGCTACGGCGGGGTCGTAGAATTTGTACCTCCTCCCAGCGGGTATGTCACCTGTCTCCGGTTCCGAGTCCCTGCTGAGGACGAAACGGAGACCACGCCGGGCTCCTAA